DNA from Cutibacterium acnes:
AGAATGCGGTCACCCAAACGAAGATCCACGATCTGAGTGTCCGGGATGTGCTGAGGCTGACCATTAAGCACCTTGAGCAGGAGGGACCGGTGCGGGTGAACAGCGGCCTCCTCGGGAGTAATCCGCCCATCGTCAATAAGAGACTGCACCCAGGAATGATCGTGAGTCATCCGCTTCATCCGGCCTTGACGCAGCAAATAGCCACGGGAGTCGCCGATGTGAACGATGCCAAGCTGGGTACCAGAGAACATCGCGCCACAGAAGGTCGTTCCCATCCCTTCAAGGGAGGAGTCCCATGCGACGAGATCCGCCAGTTCGTCGTTGGCGTCGGCTACCGCACCGGAAAGAACGGTGAGCATCTCCTCACCTTGGGGGCGAGCTGGTGAGCCCTCGCCGGAGAACCTTCGGTCGGCCTTAGCAACATGGCGTACCGCGACGGTCGAGGCAAGGTCACCCGCGGCTGCGCCTCCCATGCCGTCAGCGACGACGAGCATCCTCGGGGAGACGTATCCCGAGTCTTGATTATTGCGTCGGACCAGACCGATTTCGGAGTGGCATCGAATATCGAGGGAAAAGGCCATTGCTCATCGCCTACCGGTGACGGTCATGGTGGTCCTGCCAATTCGCACCTCGTCCCCCACCGACAGGCGCGTCGGATTCTCGATGCGCTCACCGTTGACATGGGTGCCGTTGGTCGAGGCCAGATCCTCAACGAACCATGCGCCGTCGATCCCTGGGCTGAACTCGGCATGGTGGGTGGAGGCGTAGTCGTCGTCGATCGGTAGGGTGCAGTCGGTGCCGCGCCCTACCGTGACGCCGTTGGCTAGCGGAACAAAGGTGCCAGCTCGACTCCCCGAAATGACCTGCAGGCCGGTTGGTATTGGGGCAGGCTCACGACGACGAGTTCTGCGGCCTTTACTGCGTCGTCCGGTTTCCACGGCGGCTTCTCCAGCATTGCGAGGAACCCGGTGACCGTAGATATCGGTACGAATGACATTGGTGACAAACAGGATGAAGATCCACAATATCGCCAGATAAGCGATGCGTAATAGTGTGACGAGAAATTCGCTCACGATCAGATCCTCGTCGGCGAGTGGACCAGCATCCTCGTTGAGCCGATCTCGATGCGTGACCCGTCGCCAAGTTCGGTGCTGGTGACCTTGACGCCATTGACCGTCACCCCATTGGTGGAGTCGAGGTCCTCAATGGACAAACCAATGTCGTTGCCCTGGGGCCAGACGTTGATACGAGCATGGAGGCGAGAGATACCCGGATCGTTGATGCGGATGTCGGCGTCAGACCCACGGCCAATCGTCAGTCCCGGAGGGGTGAGGGGATGGCGCACCCCGTCGACTTCCAGCACGAGCGGTGCACGCCGATCTGAGACGGCCTTTGCGTGGTTTTCCCCGGTGAGGACGGTGAACTTACCCACTGGAAGGGCGTCGTCTAAGTCGTACCGAATGTGGATAGGCCCGTTGAACACGTAGTGACGTTCACTGGCGTGGTCGCGCAGGGTTGGGATGATCTCGGCGTTAAGGGTCTTGGTGTAGGGGACTAGACGCTCGTAATCACGGCTGGACAAGCGGACGACGAAATCGTTCGGGACCAGTGACTTGTCGCGGGACAGGATTTGCGCCTCGGAGTCGAGCTCGCGCTGCAGCCGACCAGCGATCTCCACCGGTTCAACCTCGCCACGGAAGGCGCGTGCGAAGACGCCGCTGACGGCACCTTCGATCGACTTCTCGACTTTGTCCAGGAATCCCACCCGGCTCCTCCTTCCGGCTACATGTCGGGTTCGGCGCCCGTTTCACACGGGCAACCCCCCATGCGAGTGTACCCAGAAGGTTTGACGGCGCCGCGTGGAGACCGTGTTCCGCGTGGCGTGTGGGTGGGCCGAACACGTTCTCGGATACGCTACGCGCCGTAGAGAACCGGCTCAGTGGTGACTCCGCCCAACATTGAACATGAGGTCGAGCCATGCCTCGCCGATCTTTGCGCCGGCGTGGTCGGCAAGGACCTCGGCGACATACTCCCGTTGGATCCGACGCAGCGGTGCGTCAGCCATGCCCTGGGCCAGGGCGCTCGACAATTCGCCGGCGGCAGGGTACCCGCACCGCGACAAGATGTCAGCTGCCGCAGGGGTGTCGGCGTAAGCGGCTGCGGGCAGGCCGGCGCCAGCGGCGTCGAGGATTCGGGAGGCCAGATCCTCCTTGCGGGTCATGACGAGGGCCAACTCGCTCTGGTTCATAACCGTGTTTTCGGATCCAGCTGG
Protein-coding regions in this window:
- a CDS encoding FHA domain-containing protein → MSEFLVTLLRIAYLAILWIFILFVTNVIRTDIYGHRVPRNAGEAAVETGRRSKGRRTRRREPAPIPTGLQVISGSRAGTFVPLANGVTVGRGTDCTLPIDDDYASTHHAEFSPGIDGAWFVEDLASTNGTHVNGERIENPTRLSVGDEVRIGRTTMTVTGRR
- a CDS encoding FhaA domain-containing protein is translated as MGFLDKVEKSIEGAVSGVFARAFRGEVEPVEIAGRLQRELDSEAQILSRDKSLVPNDFVVRLSSRDYERLVPYTKTLNAEIIPTLRDHASERHYVFNGPIHIRYDLDDALPVGKFTVLTGENHAKAVSDRRAPLVLEVDGVRHPLTPPGLTIGRGSDADIRINDPGISRLHARINVWPQGNDIGLSIEDLDSTNGVTVNGVKVTSTELGDGSRIEIGSTRMLVHSPTRI